A genomic region of Tsukamurella pulmonis contains the following coding sequences:
- a CDS encoding xylulokinase — protein sequence MPLVAGIDSSTQSCKVVVCDADSGEVVRSGSAPHPPGTEIDPTAWLEAFTVAARNAGGLDDVAAASVGAQQHGMVCLDRDGAVVRDALLWNDTRSAAAADQLIDDLGGTDGWADAVGVVPVAAVTAAKLRWLADAEPGHADATAAVCLPHDWLTWRLGGGGLDTLATDRSDASGTGYFSAATGEYRTDLLELALRGRRPALPRVLGPAESVPVVADDGPLRRGTLLGAGTGDNAGAALGLDARPGDCIVSLGTSGVVSAVTPTAPRDPSGIVAGFADATGHHLPLVCTLNGAPVLAATARMLGADLGEFARLALAAPPGAEGLVLVPFFAGERSPNLPDATGSLQGVTGTNLTRENIARAAVEGLLCSLQFCLDAIAEQGTAVERILVVGGGGRSRAVRDIAPAIFGRAVDFPADGEYVARGAARQAAWALGGDGTPPEWSRPSAESRTADPTPAVYARYREAAALVLDRP from the coding sequence ATGCCCCTCGTCGCCGGAATCGATTCGTCCACCCAGTCCTGCAAGGTCGTGGTGTGCGATGCGGATTCGGGCGAGGTCGTCCGTTCCGGCTCCGCTCCGCACCCGCCCGGGACCGAGATCGACCCCACCGCGTGGCTCGAGGCGTTCACCGTGGCCGCGCGGAACGCGGGCGGCCTCGACGACGTCGCCGCCGCCTCGGTGGGCGCCCAGCAGCACGGCATGGTGTGCCTCGACCGGGACGGCGCCGTCGTGCGGGACGCGCTGCTGTGGAACGACACCCGGTCCGCGGCCGCGGCGGATCAGCTGATCGACGACCTCGGCGGGACGGACGGGTGGGCCGACGCGGTGGGGGTGGTCCCCGTGGCCGCCGTGACCGCCGCGAAACTGCGCTGGCTCGCCGATGCGGAACCCGGACACGCCGACGCGACGGCCGCCGTCTGCCTCCCGCACGACTGGTTGACCTGGCGGCTCGGCGGCGGCGGACTCGACACCCTCGCGACGGATCGATCGGACGCCTCGGGCACCGGCTACTTCAGTGCCGCGACCGGCGAATACCGCACGGACCTCCTCGAACTCGCGCTGCGCGGCCGGCGGCCGGCACTCCCCCGAGTGCTCGGCCCCGCCGAGTCCGTACCGGTCGTCGCCGACGACGGCCCGCTCCGCCGGGGAACGCTGCTCGGTGCGGGTACGGGCGACAATGCCGGCGCCGCACTCGGACTCGATGCCCGGCCCGGCGACTGCATCGTCTCGCTCGGCACATCGGGCGTCGTGAGCGCCGTGACGCCGACCGCGCCGCGCGACCCGTCGGGCATCGTCGCGGGTTTCGCCGATGCGACGGGGCACCATCTGCCGCTGGTGTGCACCCTCAACGGTGCCCCGGTCCTGGCCGCGACCGCGCGGATGCTGGGGGCGGACCTCGGGGAGTTCGCGCGGCTCGCGCTGGCCGCGCCGCCCGGCGCGGAGGGCCTGGTCCTGGTTCCCTTCTTCGCCGGCGAGCGCTCCCCCAACCTGCCGGACGCCACCGGCTCGCTGCAGGGCGTGACCGGCACGAACCTCACCCGGGAGAACATCGCCCGCGCCGCCGTCGAGGGCCTGCTCTGCTCCCTGCAGTTCTGCCTCGACGCGATCGCCGAGCAGGGGACGGCGGTCGAGCGCATCCTGGTGGTGGGCGGCGGCGGCCGGTCGCGCGCGGTGCGCGACATCGCCCCCGCGATCTTCGGTCGCGCCGTCGATTTCCCCGCGGACGGCGAGTACGTGGCCCGCGGGGCCGCACGGCAGGCGGCGTGGGCGCTCGGGGGCGACGGCACTCCGCCGGAGTGGTCGCGCCCGAGCGCCGAGTCCCGGACGGCCGATCCCACCCCGGCGGTCTACGCGCGCTACCGGGAGGCGGCAGCGCTGGTGCTCGACCGCCCCTGA
- the aztD gene encoding zinc metallochaperone AztD, producing MSQRLRLAVPLLTAALLAAGCGSSQPDPAPSSAASDTDAPGGATEARRAAPRLAVTYEGGVQILDAATFERVADFPGEGYLRVNPAGDGRHAFLSEGDGFRLLDLGSWSAPHGDHQHFYTATPRRTDIRIAAPEPGHVVRHDGRTVLFSDGTGEVTSIASDAVGDPNAPRTTYTAPKAHHGVAVERADGSMLITLGDEKTRTGVAILDKDRKEIARNEQCPGVHGEGAAEGGAVLFGCEDGVLIVRGNDIVKTAAPTPGYARTGNVAATEAHAVVLGDYKVDKAAKPERPTRVSLIDTRTGAMKLVDLPASYSFRSLARGQFGEALVLGTDGTLRILDPETGAVAREVKATAPWTEDANWQEPRPAVFTLGSTAFVTEPATKTIVAIDVPTGKELRRGTLEHTPDEVSGVTGVSATH from the coding sequence ATGTCCCAGCGCCTGCGTCTTGCCGTCCCCCTGCTCACCGCCGCCCTGCTCGCCGCTGGATGCGGCTCGTCCCAGCCGGATCCCGCGCCGTCGTCCGCGGCGTCCGACACCGATGCCCCCGGCGGCGCCACCGAAGCGCGACGTGCGGCACCGCGCCTCGCGGTGACCTACGAGGGCGGCGTGCAGATCCTCGACGCCGCCACGTTCGAGCGCGTAGCGGACTTCCCGGGCGAGGGCTACCTCCGGGTCAATCCCGCCGGCGACGGCCGGCACGCCTTCCTCTCCGAGGGGGACGGCTTCCGCCTGCTCGACCTCGGTTCCTGGTCCGCGCCCCACGGTGATCACCAGCACTTCTACACCGCGACGCCCCGTCGTACCGACATCCGCATCGCGGCACCCGAACCCGGCCACGTGGTACGGCACGACGGTCGGACCGTGCTCTTCTCCGACGGCACCGGTGAGGTCACGTCGATCGCCTCGGACGCGGTCGGCGACCCGAACGCGCCGCGCACCACCTACACCGCTCCGAAGGCGCATCACGGCGTCGCGGTCGAGCGTGCGGACGGCTCGATGCTCATCACCCTCGGCGACGAGAAGACCCGCACGGGCGTCGCGATCCTCGACAAGGACCGCAAGGAGATCGCCCGCAACGAGCAGTGCCCCGGCGTGCACGGGGAGGGAGCGGCCGAGGGCGGTGCGGTCCTCTTCGGCTGCGAGGACGGCGTGCTCATCGTGCGCGGGAACGACATCGTCAAGACGGCGGCGCCGACGCCCGGCTACGCCCGCACCGGCAACGTCGCGGCCACCGAGGCGCACGCCGTGGTCCTCGGCGACTACAAGGTGGACAAGGCCGCCAAGCCCGAGCGCCCCACCCGGGTCAGCCTCATCGACACCCGCACCGGCGCGATGAAGCTCGTCGACCTGCCCGCCTCGTACAGCTTCCGCTCGCTCGCGCGGGGCCAGTTCGGCGAGGCGCTGGTGCTCGGCACCGACGGAACGCTGCGCATCCTCGATCCCGAGACCGGTGCGGTCGCGCGCGAGGTGAAGGCGACGGCCCCCTGGACCGAGGATGCGAACTGGCAGGAGCCGCGCCCCGCGGTCTTCACCCTGGGCTCCACCGCCTTCGTCACCGAGCCCGCGACGAAGACGATCGTCGCGATCGACGTTCCGACGGGCAAGGAGCTCCGGCGCGGCACTCTCGAGCACACCCCCGACGAGGTGTCGGGCGTCACCGGGGTGAGCGCCACTCACTAG
- the coaE gene encoding dephospho-CoA kinase has product MLRIGLTGGIGAGKSTVAKELAALGAVIVDGDKIAREVVEPGTPGLAALVEAFGDDILAEDGSLNRPALAAIAFSDDESRAKLNAITHPLVGARSAELIEAAGPDAVIVQDIPLLVENKVAPMFHLVIIVWVDEQERIRRLVGSRGMAEDDARARIAAQATDEQRRAVADVWLENTGTEEQTRAAVRALWAERIAPFAANVAAHRPAEGAPLLDDPAYGERLTNRLWVALGAKASAVTADGAAATVVLADGVEEPAVTDVLADAGFAPVGAGEYRGSDPGRAVTVRVRAHDSAK; this is encoded by the coding sequence ATGTTGCGGATCGGACTCACGGGTGGCATCGGCGCGGGCAAGTCGACGGTGGCGAAGGAACTCGCGGCCCTCGGCGCCGTGATCGTGGACGGCGACAAGATCGCCCGCGAGGTGGTCGAACCCGGGACTCCCGGTCTCGCCGCGCTCGTCGAGGCCTTCGGGGATGACATCCTCGCCGAGGACGGCAGTCTCAACCGGCCCGCTCTCGCGGCGATCGCCTTCTCCGACGACGAGTCCCGCGCGAAGCTCAACGCGATCACCCATCCGCTCGTGGGCGCGCGCTCGGCCGAGCTGATCGAGGCCGCCGGGCCGGACGCCGTGATCGTGCAGGACATCCCGCTCCTCGTGGAGAACAAGGTGGCGCCGATGTTCCACCTCGTCATCATCGTGTGGGTCGACGAGCAGGAGCGGATCCGCCGGCTGGTCGGCTCGCGCGGCATGGCGGAGGACGACGCCCGCGCCCGCATCGCCGCCCAGGCCACCGACGAGCAGCGGCGCGCCGTCGCCGACGTCTGGCTCGAGAACACCGGCACCGAAGAACAGACGCGGGCGGCGGTGCGTGCCCTGTGGGCCGAGCGGATCGCGCCGTTCGCCGCGAACGTCGCCGCGCACCGTCCGGCCGAGGGCGCACCGCTTCTCGACGATCCGGCGTACGGCGAGCGGCTCACGAACCGCCTGTGGGTCGCGCTCGGCGCGAAGGCCTCCGCCGTCACGGCCGACGGTGCCGCCGCCACCGTCGTGCTCGCCGACGGAGTCGAGGAGCCGGCGGTGACGGACGTGCTGGCCGACGCCGGCTTCGCCCCCGTGGGGGCGGGGGAGTACCGCGGCAGCGACCCCGGCCGGGCGGTGACGGTCCGGGTCCGCGCTCACGACAGCGCGAAGTAG
- a CDS encoding mannitol dehydrogenase family protein — MSAPIDLTPAALPAITGASVPAYDRAVLRPGIVHFGVGGFHRAHQAVYLDRLLAAGPDAASWGICGVGLRPADAAMRDALVPQGGLYTLTLKHPDGAVETSVVGAIVDYLYAPDDPEAVIERLAAAETRIVSLTITEGGYNFSAATGEFDAENPDVRNDLEPGAAPRTVFGYVTEALRRRRDRGVPAFTVMSCDNIEGNGHVAQRTFTAYARLADPGLADWITEHVRFPNSMVDRITPATPDGLRAEVAARADVDDRWPVVAEPYTQWVLEDAFGAGRPRFEEAGVQVVDDVAPYELMKLRLLNAGHQALGHFGRLLGYEYVHDAAADPHVRELLRRYMQEEGRPTLRPVPGIDLDDYIDTLLERFSNPAIADTVARLCQDASDRIPKWLVPVIVSRLDSGAAAPLAAAVVAAWTRGCEGLDDAGAPIVQADREADALARRALASRTEPLAFVAAPDLFGDLADRPGFTEPYLAALTALRASGARAVLQELLAR; from the coding sequence ATGAGCGCACCCATCGACCTCACCCCGGCCGCCCTGCCCGCGATCACGGGAGCGTCCGTACCGGCCTACGACCGCGCCGTACTGCGGCCCGGCATCGTCCACTTCGGCGTCGGCGGCTTCCATCGCGCCCACCAGGCCGTCTACCTCGACCGGCTGCTCGCGGCCGGCCCGGACGCGGCGAGCTGGGGCATCTGCGGCGTCGGGCTCCGGCCCGCCGACGCGGCGATGCGCGACGCCCTCGTCCCGCAGGGCGGGCTCTACACGCTCACGCTCAAGCACCCCGACGGGGCCGTGGAGACCTCCGTCGTCGGGGCGATCGTCGATTACCTGTACGCCCCCGACGATCCCGAGGCGGTGATCGAGCGGCTCGCGGCGGCCGAGACCCGCATCGTCTCCCTCACCATCACCGAGGGCGGCTACAACTTCTCCGCGGCCACGGGGGAGTTCGACGCCGAGAATCCGGACGTCCGAAACGATCTCGAGCCGGGTGCGGCGCCCCGCACCGTCTTCGGCTACGTCACGGAGGCCCTGCGCCGGCGGCGCGACCGCGGCGTCCCGGCGTTCACCGTCATGTCGTGCGACAACATCGAGGGCAACGGGCACGTCGCGCAGCGCACCTTCACCGCCTACGCCCGCCTCGCCGATCCCGGACTCGCGGACTGGATCACCGAGCACGTGCGCTTCCCCAACTCGATGGTCGACCGGATCACCCCCGCGACCCCCGACGGCCTGCGCGCCGAGGTCGCGGCGCGGGCGGACGTCGACGACCGCTGGCCCGTGGTCGCCGAGCCGTACACCCAGTGGGTGCTCGAGGACGCTTTCGGCGCAGGTCGGCCGCGATTCGAGGAGGCGGGCGTCCAGGTGGTCGACGACGTCGCGCCGTACGAGCTGATGAAGCTGCGACTGCTCAACGCGGGACACCAGGCGCTGGGGCACTTCGGCCGACTGCTGGGTTACGAGTACGTCCACGACGCGGCCGCCGATCCGCACGTGCGGGAGCTGCTCCGGCGGTACATGCAGGAGGAGGGCAGGCCCACGCTGCGCCCCGTGCCGGGCATCGATCTCGACGACTACATCGACACGCTGCTCGAGCGGTTCTCCAACCCCGCCATCGCCGACACGGTCGCGCGGCTGTGCCAGGACGCCTCGGATCGTATCCCGAAATGGCTCGTGCCCGTGATCGTCTCGCGCCTCGACTCCGGTGCCGCGGCGCCCCTCGCCGCGGCCGTCGTCGCGGCCTGGACCCGCGGCTGCGAGGGTTTAGACGATGCCGGCGCCCCGATCGTGCAGGCCGACCGCGAGGCGGACGCGCTCGCCCGGCGCGCCCTGGCCTCGCGCACGGAGCCGCTCGCCTTCGTCGCGGCGCCGGACCTGTTCGGCGATCTCGCCGACCGCCCCGGGTTCACCGAGCCGTACCTGGCTGCGCTGACGGCGTTGCGCGCGTCGGGCGCACGCGCCGTGCTGCAGGAGTTGCTCGCACGCTAG
- a CDS encoding ABC transporter substrate-binding protein → MTVIRRSVRRRAAAAGGLAAVTALLAGCSGAGVFTDGGGSAVTVAMVSNSQMTDAVGLAPEFERANPGVKLKFITLSENEARAKITASVSTGGGEFDVVMISNYETRMWAQNGWLTDLSALMDRDPSYDPGDFIPTLREALSYQDRMYSVPFYGESSFLMYNKQMFAQAGITLPAEPTWPEVADAARRLHSRDVAGICLRGKPGWGEVLAPLNTVINAYGGRWFDEQWNPQFDSPQVRDAVRFYVDTVRNYGEAGAASTGFQECGNLLAQGQAAMWYDSTAAVSSLESPETSKIAGQVGYLPAPKMAKSGNGWLYTWSLGIPAKSTRTDDAWKFVSWMTSKQYIAGVADKLGPSRVPPGSRLSTYELPAYKELSSTFAKQTLDSMLAADQSRPTLEPVPYTGIQFLAIPEFQDLGTRVSQQISAAIAGQISVDDALAQSQKYAEVVGKSYRDSQDRTGAAR, encoded by the coding sequence ATGACCGTGATCCGCAGATCCGTACGACGCCGCGCCGCGGCCGCCGGTGGCCTCGCCGCCGTGACGGCACTGCTCGCCGGCTGCTCCGGAGCGGGTGTCTTCACCGACGGGGGCGGTTCCGCCGTCACCGTCGCCATGGTGTCGAACTCGCAGATGACGGACGCGGTGGGCCTGGCCCCCGAGTTCGAGCGCGCCAACCCCGGCGTGAAGCTCAAGTTCATCACGCTCTCGGAGAACGAGGCGCGGGCCAAGATCACCGCCTCCGTCTCCACCGGGGGTGGCGAGTTCGACGTGGTGATGATCAGCAACTACGAAACCCGGATGTGGGCGCAGAACGGCTGGCTCACCGACCTGTCCGCGCTGATGGATCGCGACCCGTCGTACGACCCGGGCGACTTCATCCCCACGCTGCGCGAGGCGCTCTCGTACCAGGACCGGATGTACTCCGTCCCCTTCTACGGCGAGTCCTCCTTCCTCATGTACAACAAGCAGATGTTCGCGCAGGCGGGCATCACGCTGCCCGCCGAGCCCACCTGGCCCGAGGTCGCCGACGCCGCCCGCCGACTGCACTCGCGGGACGTGGCGGGGATCTGCCTGCGCGGCAAGCCCGGCTGGGGTGAGGTGCTCGCGCCCTTGAACACGGTGATCAACGCCTACGGCGGCCGCTGGTTCGACGAGCAGTGGAATCCGCAGTTCGATTCGCCGCAGGTGCGCGACGCCGTGCGCTTCTACGTCGACACCGTCCGGAACTACGGCGAGGCCGGTGCCGCCTCCACCGGATTCCAGGAATGCGGAAACCTGTTGGCGCAGGGCCAGGCCGCCATGTGGTACGACTCCACTGCGGCCGTCTCGTCGCTGGAGAGCCCGGAGACCTCGAAGATCGCAGGCCAGGTCGGCTACCTCCCCGCGCCGAAGATGGCCAAGTCCGGCAACGGTTGGCTCTACACCTGGTCGCTCGGAATCCCGGCCAAGAGCACGCGGACCGACGACGCGTGGAAGTTCGTCTCCTGGATGACGAGCAAGCAGTACATCGCGGGCGTCGCCGACAAGCTGGGGCCGAGCCGGGTACCGCCGGGAAGCCGCCTCTCGACCTACGAGCTGCCCGCCTACAAGGAACTGTCGTCGACCTTCGCCAAGCAGACCCTCGACTCGATGCTGGCCGCCGATCAGTCCCGCCCGACGCTGGAGCCCGTGCCCTACACCGGCATCCAGTTCCTCGCCATCCCCGAGTTCCAGGACCTCGGAACCCGGGTCAGCCAGCAGATCAGCGCCGCCATCGCCGGCCAGATCTCCGTCGACGACGCCCTGGCCCAGTCGCAGAAGTACGCCGAGGTCGTCGGGAAGAGCTACCGCGACAGCCAGGACCGGACGGGAGCAGCACGATGA
- a CDS encoding NAD(P)-dependent alcohol dehydrogenase, with protein sequence MRASVLHPGGRMALESRPVPTPDPGDVLVQVAAVGVCGSDTHYLRHGRIGEFVVTAPIVLGHEASGRIVAVGAGVPDERIGERVSIEPQRPDPHSPESLRGEYNLCPAMRFYATPPVDGALAEYVTIGSAFAHAVPDSVSDEAAALFEPLSVGIAAMRKAAVGLGGSVLIAGAGPIGLLSAQVARASGLTRIVVTDPDPLRRAAAERFGATRTVDPGTESPAVGDGFDAFVDASGAPAAIRAGIPAVRPGGRVVLVGMGADDLELPVSLIQSRELLLTGVFRYANTWPTAIALAASGRVDLDGMVTGRFPLDRAEDALNADREPGSIKAVVHPGRAGTEPQEEL encoded by the coding sequence ATGCGCGCCAGCGTGCTGCACCCCGGGGGCCGGATGGCCCTCGAGTCGAGACCCGTTCCGACGCCCGACCCCGGCGACGTGCTGGTCCAGGTCGCGGCCGTCGGCGTGTGCGGCTCCGACACCCACTACCTGCGCCACGGCCGGATCGGCGAGTTCGTGGTGACCGCTCCGATCGTGCTCGGGCACGAGGCGTCGGGGCGGATCGTGGCCGTCGGCGCCGGCGTCCCCGACGAGCGGATCGGCGAGCGCGTGTCCATCGAGCCGCAGCGCCCCGACCCGCACAGCCCGGAATCGCTGCGCGGCGAGTACAACCTCTGCCCGGCCATGCGGTTCTACGCGACGCCGCCGGTCGACGGTGCCCTCGCCGAGTACGTGACCATCGGATCCGCCTTCGCGCACGCCGTCCCGGACTCGGTGTCGGATGAGGCCGCGGCGCTGTTCGAGCCGCTCTCCGTGGGGATCGCCGCTATGCGGAAGGCGGCCGTCGGCCTCGGCGGCTCGGTGCTCATCGCCGGCGCGGGCCCGATCGGCCTGCTGAGCGCGCAGGTCGCGCGCGCATCCGGGCTGACGCGGATCGTGGTGACCGACCCCGACCCCCTGCGGCGCGCCGCGGCCGAAAGGTTCGGCGCCACGCGCACCGTCGACCCCGGAACGGAGTCGCCCGCAGTCGGCGACGGCTTCGACGCCTTCGTCGACGCGTCGGGGGCGCCCGCCGCGATCCGTGCCGGCATCCCCGCCGTCCGCCCCGGCGGCCGGGTCGTGCTGGTCGGGATGGGCGCGGACGACCTGGAACTGCCCGTCTCTCTGATCCAGTCCCGAGAGCTACTCCTCACCGGCGTCTTCCGCTACGCGAACACCTGGCCGACCGCCATCGCGCTCGCGGCGAGCGGCCGCGTCGACCTCGACGGCATGGTCACGGGGCGTTTTCCGCTCGACCGCGCCGAGGACGCGCTCAACGCCGACCGCGAGCCGGGCAGCATCAAGGCCGTCGTCCATCCCGGCCGCGCCGGAACCGAACCGCAAGAGGAGCTGTGA
- a CDS encoding sugar-binding transcriptional regulator: protein MTSPQRTPGEPGHDLRLLVRAATMYHLEGLTQAQIAERLGVSRPTAGRLVARARAQGLVTVTVAAPAHLAGSIHPDLERDLEAAFGLAEALIIAEDADGTPSGDAALGRAGASLLARRLQPTDTFGFTWGPEQVAVADALGGGAACARVVQMDGSMTSVEYHTGVDHALARFSERLGARPVRLVAPLFADPGTVRALERDSIVSQALSAGRSAEVMLFGVGSVSTSTTLFEGAYIDTEVLSELHELGAVGEIGGRFYGLDGAPVPSSLVERTVSVPLEDIRHCPTAILTSGGEHRRESILGALRGGFATALVTDRPTAQWLLAEQKG, encoded by the coding sequence GTGACCTCACCACAGCGCACACCCGGGGAGCCCGGCCACGACCTGCGCCTCCTGGTCCGCGCGGCCACCATGTACCACCTCGAGGGCCTCACCCAGGCCCAGATCGCCGAGCGGCTCGGCGTCTCCCGCCCCACGGCCGGCCGCCTCGTCGCCCGCGCCCGCGCCCAGGGCCTCGTCACCGTCACCGTCGCAGCACCCGCCCACCTCGCCGGCTCCATCCATCCCGACCTCGAGCGCGACCTGGAGGCGGCGTTCGGGCTCGCCGAAGCGTTGATCATCGCCGAGGACGCCGACGGAACCCCTTCGGGCGACGCCGCACTCGGCCGCGCGGGAGCCTCCCTGCTCGCCCGCCGCCTGCAGCCCACGGACACGTTCGGTTTCACCTGGGGCCCCGAGCAGGTCGCGGTCGCGGACGCGCTCGGCGGAGGCGCGGCCTGTGCCCGGGTGGTCCAGATGGACGGCTCGATGACCTCCGTCGAGTACCACACCGGCGTCGATCACGCCCTCGCCCGATTCTCCGAACGCCTCGGTGCGCGACCGGTCCGGCTGGTGGCACCGCTGTTCGCCGATCCCGGCACAGTGCGCGCGCTGGAACGCGACTCCATCGTCTCCCAGGCACTCTCGGCGGGCCGCTCCGCCGAGGTGATGCTCTTCGGTGTCGGATCCGTCTCCACCTCGACCACGTTGTTCGAGGGCGCCTACATCGACACCGAGGTCCTGAGCGAACTGCACGAGCTCGGGGCGGTCGGCGAGATCGGCGGGCGGTTCTACGGGCTCGACGGTGCACCGGTCCCGTCGTCGCTCGTCGAGCGCACCGTCTCGGTACCGCTGGAGGACATCCGGCACTGCCCCACAGCGATTCTCACCTCCGGCGGCGAGCACCGCCGGGAATCGATCCTGGGCGCCCTGCGGGGCGGCTTCGCGACCGCTCTGGTCACCGACCGCCCCACCGCGCAGTGGCTGCTCGCCGAACAGAAGGGATGA
- a CDS encoding carbohydrate ABC transporter permease, which yields MTTTSTPPAARPATALRSKRDRITRAEAWRRRGPLLPALIFMVIVTQIPFLVTLYYSTQSWNLVRPGSRKFNWLNNYVEVFRDTQFWTVTLNTVLLIVGTVVLSVILGLVLALLLDRKFLGRGVVRTLLITPFLVTPVAAALLWKTSLLSPTNGLLAWALSPFGVHVDFLSEYPLASVIAELVWQWTPFMMLLILAGLQSMPRDVQEAARVDGATSFRLFRELTLPHLRRFIELGAVLGAIYLVNTFDAVYMMTSGGPGVASSNLPFYIYQRAFLGFDIGQAAAMGVVTVVGTIVVSTLAIRLIFKSFGAGEEAA from the coding sequence ATGACCACGACCAGCACGCCGCCCGCAGCGCGGCCGGCGACCGCGTTGCGTTCCAAGCGCGACCGGATCACCCGCGCCGAGGCGTGGCGCCGGCGCGGACCGCTGTTGCCCGCCCTGATCTTCATGGTGATAGTCACCCAGATCCCGTTCCTGGTGACGCTGTACTACTCCACGCAGTCGTGGAACCTGGTGCGGCCGGGATCACGGAAGTTCAACTGGCTCAACAACTACGTCGAGGTCTTCCGGGACACCCAGTTCTGGACGGTCACCCTCAACACCGTGCTGCTCATCGTCGGCACCGTCGTGCTGTCGGTGATCCTCGGCCTTGTTCTCGCACTGCTGCTGGACCGGAAGTTCCTGGGGCGCGGCGTGGTTCGCACGCTGTTGATCACTCCGTTCCTGGTCACACCGGTCGCCGCCGCACTGCTCTGGAAGACCAGCCTGCTCTCCCCCACCAACGGCCTGCTGGCGTGGGCCCTCAGCCCCTTCGGTGTTCACGTCGACTTCCTCAGCGAGTACCCGCTCGCGTCCGTCATCGCCGAGCTCGTCTGGCAGTGGACGCCGTTCATGATGCTGCTGATCCTCGCGGGCCTGCAGTCCATGCCGCGCGACGTGCAGGAAGCCGCCCGGGTGGACGGCGCCACCAGCTTCCGGCTGTTCCGCGAGCTGACGCTGCCGCATCTGCGGCGGTTCATCGAACTCGGCGCCGTCCTCGGCGCCATCTATCTGGTCAACACCTTCGACGCGGTCTACATGATGACCTCGGGCGGGCCGGGCGTCGCCAGCTCCAACCTGCCCTTCTACATCTATCAGCGCGCCTTCCTCGGGTTCGACATCGGCCAGGCCGCGGCCATGGGCGTCGTCACCGTGGTCGGCACGATCGTCGTCTCGACACTCGCGATCCGCCTGATCTTCAAGAGTTTCGGCGCCGGAGAGGAAGCAGCCTGA
- a CDS encoding SWIM zinc finger family protein codes for MAVFTFGFTAFGAAIVRIAEPITARTPNTHAPRARMIARNGGVGLEIDGRQVTARIHRGGEASIAHLEFAAMAPATVAALRKALGARPEPDDAVLAAARAEGHDPAPALEAADCSCRARSTFCVHVLAALYALAVLVDNEPNTVLILQDFGAAEVAAEPDGAAADRPVPRWTPLASLDARDYFALS; via the coding sequence ATGGCAGTCTTCACCTTCGGATTCACCGCCTTCGGCGCCGCGATCGTGCGCATCGCCGAGCCGATCACCGCCCGCACCCCGAACACGCACGCCCCGCGCGCCCGCATGATCGCCCGCAACGGCGGCGTAGGCCTCGAGATCGACGGTCGACAGGTGACCGCCCGGATTCACCGCGGCGGTGAGGCGTCGATCGCGCACCTCGAGTTCGCGGCCATGGCACCCGCCACCGTCGCCGCGCTCCGGAAGGCTCTCGGCGCACGCCCCGAGCCGGACGACGCGGTGCTCGCCGCGGCCCGGGCGGAGGGGCACGATCCGGCCCCGGCACTCGAGGCGGCGGACTGCTCGTGCCGCGCCCGCAGCACGTTCTGCGTGCACGTGCTCGCGGCGCTCTACGCCCTGGCCGTCCTGGTCGACAACGAGCCGAACACCGTGCTCATCCTCCAGGACTTCGGGGCCGCGGAGGTCGCCGCCGAGCCGGACGGTGCCGCCGCGGACCGTCCGGTGCCTCGGTGGACGCCCTTGGCCTCGCTCGACGCGCGGGACTACTTCGCGCTGTCGTGA